The proteins below are encoded in one region of Mangifera indica cultivar Alphonso chromosome 7, CATAS_Mindica_2.1, whole genome shotgun sequence:
- the LOC123220424 gene encoding CRAL-TRIO domain-containing protein C589.09, mitochondrial — MGKKEQQDQKVNERVEAVLKLLRKQAPLTVKQEKFCNKACAERFLRAKGDSVKKSAKHLRACLSWRESIGIDNLTADEFSAELVEGLAYVAGNDEESRPVLVFRIKQDYQKFHSQKLFTRLLVFTLEVAIGTMSKSAQQLVILFDASFFRSASALMNLLLTTLKILADYYPGRLHKAFVIDPPSLFSYLWKGVRPFVELSTAMMVVSSLDFEESLEFNDFSSYPRASSLRFDTSSIKSTGKIGSCSSSRFSFTVSHHFDSLKPWYLTLTDTSSSKVGPTSPYPIGPALTSPLNARSLSFASPAARVPRGSINGGSNPRLTRKSLFPSTPLPQRSTGHEPIKISHPRTPRPSFLQSPAIFFRRDCHVTVKTDKSRELFLPYLKFYRRPYDEMIYRSKMRPPLGGLISIVSPHLKRRHVSVSQRF, encoded by the exons ATGGGGAAGAAAGAACAGCAAGATCAGAAAGTTAATGAGAGAGTTGAAGCTGTTCTCAAGCTTCTCAGAAAACAAGCTCCTCTCACTGTCAAACAG GAGAAGTTCTGCAACAAAGCTTGTGCTGAGCGTTTTCTGAGAGCAAAAGGTGATAGTGTGAAGAAGTCTGCAAAGCACTTACGGGCTTGCCTTTCTTGGAGAGAGAGCATCGGCATAG ATAATTTGACGGCAGATGAGTTCTCAGCTGAGCTCGTCGAAGGACTCGCTTATGTGGCTGGTAATGATGAAGAATCCAGACCCGTCTTG GTTTTCAGGATTAAGCAAGATTACCAGAAGTTTCATTCCCAAAAACT GTTCACTCGCTTGCTCGTATTCACCCTAGAAGTAGCCATTGGTACCATGTCAAAAAGTGCTCAACAGCTTGTTATCCTCTTCGACGCAA GTTTTTTCAGATCAGCTTCAGCTCTTATGAACTTGCTGCTGACAACACTGAAAATTTTGGCCGACTACTACCCTGGAAGGCTTCATAAGGCTTTTGTTATCGACCCACCTTCGCTTTTTTCTTATCTTTGGAag GGTGTGCGTCCATTTGTTGAGCTGTCAACGGCCATGATGGTGGTATCATCGCTGGACTTTGAAGAATCGCTGGAATTCAATGACTTTTCATCCTACCCACGTGCGTCGTCCCTCCGATTTGACACATCGTCGATAAAATCGACGGGCAAGATTGGTTCTTGCTCTTCCTCCCGATTTTCCTTCACAGTGTCCCACCATTTTGACTCACTCAAACCGTGGTACCTCACTTTAACCGACACGTCATCGTCCAAAGTTGGGCCCACAAGTCCATACCCGATTGGACCCGCACTCACGTCTCCTCTGAACGCCCGGTCACTCTCGTTCGCATCACCGGCTGCAAGAGTTCCACGTGGCAGCATTAACGGTGGAAGCAACCCGAGGCTCACCAGAAAAAGCTTATTCCCATCAACACCATTGCCGCAGCGAAGCACCGGCCATGAGCCAATCAAAATCAGCCATCCTCGAACACCGCGTCCGTCATTCCTCCAATCACCGGCCATATTTTTCCGAAGGGATTGCCACGTCACCGTCAAGACCGACAAGTCTCGAGAATTGTTCTTACCATATTTAAAATTCTACAGAAGGCCGTACGATGAGATGATTTATAGGTCAAAGATGCGGCCCCCGCTCGGTGGCCTGATCTCCATTGTCTCCCCACATCTCAAACGCCGCCACGTGTCAGTATCACAACGGTTTTAA
- the LOC123219957 gene encoding 5'-nucleotidase SurE, translating into MENCADKPTIMVTNDDGIDAPGLRALVRVLVSTDRYDVLVCAPDSEKSAFSHSITWRHPIAAKAADIDGAVAFAVAGTPADCASLGLSQALFPSIPDLVISGINMGSNCGYHIVYSGTVAGAREAFFNGVPSVSISYDWVGGRSTIHDYTLAAEACLPIINAILAEIRNQTYPKRCFLNIDLPTDVNNHKGYKLTKQGKSIFKMGWRQVSSETQGVRMSSTMTMETDQPAEKTKTDSSTVSHEHMLFTREVKGAHIADPDTDMQYLREGYITVTPLGALSDAEMDCQVFFKDWLPSVTERVSVSAL; encoded by the exons ATGGAGAATTGTGCTGATAAGCCGACGATCATGGTAACAAACGACGACGGAATCGACGCCCCTGGCTTAAGAGCCTTGGTCCGTGTGCTTGTCTCCACCGATCGTTACGACGTCCTTGTCTGCGCTCCCGATTC GGAAAAATCGGCATTTAGTCATAGTATAACTTGGCGTCATCCTATTGCAGCCAAAGCAGCAGATATCGATGGAGCAGTAGCTTTTGCTGTAGCTG GAACTCCAGCCGATTGTGCATCTTTGGGTCTCTCACAAGCACTCTTTCCTTCAATTCCTGATCTG GTAATCAGTGGCATAAACATGGGTAGCAACTGTGGTTATCACAT TGTTTATTCTGGGACAGTTGCTGGTGCTCGAGAAGCTTTCTTTAATGGTGTACCTTCTGTCTCTATATCATATGACTG ggttggAGGTAGAAGCACTATTCATGACTATACACTTGCTGCTGAGGCTTGCTTACCTATCATAAATGCAATACTAGCTGAGATTAGGAATCAAACCTATCCCAAAAGATGCTTTCTGAACATAGATCTGCCAACAGATGTTAACAATCATAAG GGATACAAACTCACCAAACAGGGTAAAAGCATATTCAAAATGGGGTGGAGACAAGTCAGTTCTGAGACACAAGGAGTCAGAATGTCATCAACTATGACCATGGAGACAGATCAACCAGCAGAAAAAACCAAAACTGATTCATCTACTGTATCACATGAACATATGTTGTTCACAAGAGAG GTAAAGGGAGCCCACATTGCCGATCCTGATACAGACATGCAATATCTTCGAGAAGGATAT ATTACTGTCACTCCACTTGGCGCCCTTTCTGATGCAGAGATGGATTGCCAAGTCTTCTTCAAAGATTGGCTACCAAGTGTTACCGAACGTGTCTCTGTATCAGCACTGTAG